From Burkholderia pseudomultivorans, the proteins below share one genomic window:
- a CDS encoding DUF3005 domain-containing protein: MQNAESNPTPKQQQEAVAKSPVKTPAAGHDMPDAATQAHEVAQHRPLSPEAIAAKTPTGLPPIDTSAHAVDSGDPVRRAAGRIVTLDNANMAMTDNTVDVDGKGMEARTGASEWHDNVIYSNASLDDSVDTPDEGLGGIESRPSGNLPQIATRPGWRVRYVGDVDIEHGDGTRAEHVIRLERID, encoded by the coding sequence ATGCAGAACGCGGAATCGAATCCAACCCCGAAACAGCAGCAGGAAGCGGTGGCGAAGAGCCCCGTGAAGACGCCGGCGGCGGGCCACGACATGCCGGACGCGGCGACGCAGGCCCATGAGGTCGCGCAGCACCGGCCGCTGTCGCCCGAGGCCATTGCCGCGAAGACGCCGACCGGCTTGCCGCCGATCGACACGAGCGCGCATGCGGTCGACAGCGGCGACCCGGTCCGCCGCGCAGCCGGCCGGATCGTGACGCTCGACAACGCGAACATGGCGATGACCGACAACACGGTCGACGTCGACGGCAAGGGCATGGAGGCGCGAACCGGCGCGTCCGAGTGGCACGACAACGTGATCTATTCGAATGCGTCGCTCGACGACAGCGTCGATACGCCGGACGAAGGGCTCGGCGGCATCGAGAGCCGGCCGTCCGGCAATTTGCCGCAGATCGCGACGCGGCCGGGCTGGCGCGTGCGCTACGTCGGCGACGTGGACATCGAACATGGCGACGGCACGCGCGCGGAGCACGTGATCCGCCTGGAGCGCATCGACTGA
- a CDS encoding MarR family winged helix-turn-helix transcriptional regulator: MASSKDSYDFHDQVGHLLRRAYQRHVSIFQEAIPDSDLTAAQFVTLCAVKERQASSLNDIVKATAIDQATIRGVVERLKARALIEVLPDPNDGRKLLVRATAAGLALIERTVPFARQVTERTYGTLNPGERVALQFLLRKMMEEDGGA; the protein is encoded by the coding sequence ATGGCGTCTTCGAAGGATTCCTACGACTTTCACGACCAGGTCGGGCATTTGTTGCGCCGCGCCTATCAGCGACACGTGTCGATCTTCCAGGAAGCGATTCCCGATTCGGACCTCACGGCCGCGCAGTTCGTGACGCTGTGCGCGGTCAAGGAGCGGCAGGCGAGCTCGCTGAACGATATCGTCAAGGCGACCGCGATCGACCAGGCGACGATTCGTGGCGTCGTCGAGCGGCTGAAGGCGCGTGCGCTGATCGAGGTGCTGCCCGATCCGAACGATGGCCGCAAGCTGCTCGTGCGCGCGACGGCGGCCGGTCTCGCGCTGATCGAGCGCACGGTGCCGTTCGCACGGCAGGTGACGGAGCGCACCTACGGCACGCTCAATCCCGGCGAGCGCGTCGCGCTGCAGTTCCTGCTGCGCAAGATGATGGAGGAGGACGGCGGCGCGTGA
- a CDS encoding MFS transporter: MSTAHPSAAVSPDDALHGTLYRKVTLRLITLFCLCYFAAYLDRINIGLAKLQMLDALKFSDAVYGLGAGLFFGGYILFEVPSNLILQRVGAKLWIARIMITWGLLSGATMFVHTPMQFYVVRFLLGAAEAGFLPGVLLYLTQWYPDARRARIVALFMVGLPLSSMIGSPISGWIMRAFDGVHGLGGWQWLFLLEALPSVLLGFAVLRWLPNSIESAQWLNADEKRILRANLDRDPAGNKSHALGRAFSDPKVWALGLIDLCVLLGLYAVSFWLPTILRDTGVKDAYHIGWLMVIPNAAAVLATLYCGASSDRARERRWHIVVPFVVSAVALAIAATSSHGTVGTVLLFSLINAGAAAAMPVVWALPSTFLKGSAAAGGIAFACSIANLGGFGSTYFIGWLRDTFHSQSAGLYGFAACMLVGCALALAYPAKLVNR, from the coding sequence ATGTCTACCGCACACCCGAGCGCCGCCGTTTCCCCCGACGACGCGCTGCACGGCACGCTCTACCGCAAGGTCACGCTGCGCCTGATCACGCTGTTCTGCCTGTGTTACTTCGCGGCCTACCTCGACCGCATCAACATCGGGCTCGCGAAGCTCCAGATGCTCGACGCGCTGAAGTTCAGCGATGCCGTGTACGGGCTCGGCGCCGGCCTGTTCTTCGGCGGCTACATTCTGTTCGAAGTCCCGAGCAACCTGATCCTGCAGCGCGTCGGCGCAAAGCTGTGGATCGCGCGCATCATGATCACGTGGGGCCTGCTGTCGGGCGCGACGATGTTCGTGCATACGCCGATGCAGTTCTACGTCGTGCGCTTCCTGCTCGGCGCCGCCGAAGCCGGCTTCCTGCCGGGCGTGCTGCTGTACCTGACGCAGTGGTATCCCGATGCGCGCCGCGCGCGGATCGTCGCGCTGTTCATGGTCGGGCTGCCGCTGTCGAGCATGATCGGCAGCCCGATCTCCGGCTGGATCATGCGCGCGTTCGACGGCGTGCACGGGCTCGGCGGCTGGCAGTGGCTGTTCCTGCTCGAGGCGCTGCCTTCCGTGCTGCTCGGCTTCGCGGTGCTGCGCTGGCTGCCCAACAGCATCGAATCCGCGCAATGGCTGAACGCCGACGAGAAGCGCATCCTGCGCGCGAATCTCGACCGCGACCCGGCCGGCAACAAGAGCCACGCGCTCGGCCGCGCGTTCTCCGATCCGAAGGTGTGGGCCCTCGGCCTGATCGACCTGTGCGTGCTGCTCGGGCTGTACGCGGTGAGCTTCTGGCTGCCGACGATCCTGCGCGACACCGGCGTGAAGGACGCGTATCACATCGGCTGGCTGATGGTGATCCCGAACGCGGCCGCCGTGCTCGCGACGCTGTATTGCGGCGCGAGTTCGGACCGCGCGCGCGAACGCCGCTGGCATATCGTCGTGCCGTTCGTCGTGTCCGCCGTCGCGCTCGCGATCGCCGCGACGTCGTCGCACGGCACGGTCGGCACGGTGCTGCTGTTCTCGCTGATCAACGCGGGCGCGGCGGCCGCGATGCCCGTCGTGTGGGCGCTGCCGTCCACGTTCCTGAAGGGTTCGGCCGCCGCAGGCGGGATCGCGTTCGCCTGCTCGATCGCGAACCTCGGCGGCTTCGGCAGCACCTATTTCATCGGCTGGCTGCGCGACACGTTCCATTCGCAGAGCGCAGGGCTGTACGGCTTCGCCGCGTGCATGCTGGTCGGCTGCGCACTCGCGCTCGCATATCCGGCGAAGCTCGTGAACCGCTGA
- a CDS encoding DUF4397 domain-containing protein produces MRSIRTVVALCSVISVLAACGGDGNDVGTELGISKPQARFINAVPAGPNLDYYLNAKIDASGIAYKGVTRYHDVDSGTQNASYDVSGTTTTVASQSFSAANGHHYTTIALPSTSSPISVVDDPYAKGLLSDKARVRSFNASPNAQNVDVYVVPPGTDITTQSPTLSGAAYQNASPASGQDSVYLNGGNYQVIVTTAGSKTPILKTAPVALNNNADWLLVTIPSGGIGDVTPNDIHVLVAQGNDADTSAQELGPQ; encoded by the coding sequence ATGAGATCAATCCGAACTGTAGTGGCCCTGTGCTCGGTCATCTCCGTGCTCGCGGCATGCGGCGGCGACGGCAACGACGTCGGGACCGAGCTGGGCATCTCGAAGCCGCAGGCGCGCTTCATCAACGCGGTGCCGGCCGGCCCCAACCTCGACTACTACCTGAATGCGAAGATCGATGCGTCGGGCATCGCGTACAAGGGCGTCACGCGTTATCACGACGTCGACTCGGGTACGCAGAACGCCAGCTACGACGTGTCGGGCACGACGACGACCGTCGCGTCGCAGTCGTTCAGCGCCGCGAACGGCCACCATTACACGACGATCGCGCTGCCCAGCACCTCGTCGCCGATCTCGGTCGTCGACGATCCGTATGCGAAGGGGCTGCTGTCCGACAAGGCGCGCGTGCGCAGCTTCAATGCGTCGCCGAACGCGCAGAACGTCGACGTGTACGTCGTGCCGCCCGGCACCGACATCACGACGCAAAGCCCGACGCTGTCCGGCGCCGCGTATCAGAACGCATCGCCGGCCTCGGGCCAGGACTCCGTCTACCTGAACGGCGGCAACTACCAGGTGATCGTCACGACGGCCGGCAGCAAGACGCCGATCCTGAAGACCGCGCCGGTCGCGCTGAACAACAACGCCGACTGGCTGCTCGTGACGATCCCGTCGGGCGGCATCGGCGACGTGACGCCGAACGACATTCACGTGCTCGTCGCGCAGGGCAACGACGCCGATACGTCCGCGCAGGAACTCGGACCGCAGTAA
- a CDS encoding xanthine dehydrogenase family protein molybdopterin-binding subunit, which translates to MNRSELLARNGCLTVIRPPAPPVKPAPGQPGSLSSYVPDLPEVFVAILDDGRILAFNGHVDLGTGIRTSLAQIVAEELDVPAARVTMVLGDTAATPNQGPTIASATIQISATPLRCAAAQARHALLALAAERFGVDAARLSVDDGAISTAGSADARQTARFAELVAARRIALTLDLNARTKDPAQYRIVGRSSPRVDLPAKATGQLTFVHDVRVPDMLHGRVVRPPYAGHDSGAFVGASLLDVDRASVADVPGLVAVVAIGDFVGVVAEREEQAIRAARQLRVTWRPPAALPPLDDPAAAIAAAPARRRLLLDEGDVEAARAQPGTLTLTRRYAWPFQMHGSIGPSCAVADYRAPGDGRITVWSGTQNPVSLRYDLATLVARDEADFDIVRMEAAGCYGRNGADDVCGDALLLSRAVGRPVRVQLSRADEHLWEPKGAGQLMQVTGTVTRDGRLLGYDFSTRYPSNDAPLLAALLTGALAPEPRVFEMGDRTAVSPYVCAHRRFVCEDLAPLVRASWLRGVSALPNSFAHDAFVDECAALTGVDPLAFRIRHLQDTRAVDLLYAVAARAGWTPRVRREPDPARVVRGRGIAYARYVHSRFPGFGAAWSAWIVDVSVDRVSGELRVERVTVGQDTGTMINPDGVRHQIHGNVIQVLSRTLKERVRFADGKVASREWASYPILTFDEVPEVDVVLVPRQGEPPLGAGESASVPGPAALANALFDATGVRFYAPPFTPETIRAGLRDAGRLMTPADADLRAAVGAG; encoded by the coding sequence GTGAACCGCTCCGAACTGCTCGCGCGCAACGGCTGCCTGACCGTGATCCGGCCGCCCGCGCCGCCCGTCAAGCCGGCGCCCGGCCAGCCGGGCAGCCTGTCGTCGTATGTGCCCGACCTGCCCGAGGTATTCGTCGCGATCCTCGACGACGGCCGCATCCTCGCATTCAACGGGCACGTCGATCTCGGCACCGGCATCCGCACGTCGCTCGCACAGATCGTCGCCGAGGAACTCGACGTGCCGGCCGCGCGCGTGACGATGGTGCTCGGCGACACGGCCGCGACGCCGAACCAGGGCCCGACCATCGCGAGCGCGACGATCCAGATCTCGGCGACGCCGCTGCGCTGCGCGGCCGCGCAGGCGCGACACGCGCTGCTCGCGCTCGCGGCCGAACGGTTCGGCGTCGATGCCGCCCGGCTGAGCGTCGACGACGGCGCGATCTCGACCGCCGGTTCCGCCGACGCGCGGCAAACGGCCCGCTTCGCCGAACTGGTCGCGGCGCGCCGCATCGCGCTGACGCTCGACCTGAACGCCCGCACCAAGGATCCCGCGCAGTACCGGATCGTCGGCCGCTCGTCGCCGCGCGTCGACCTGCCCGCGAAAGCGACCGGACAACTCACCTTCGTGCACGACGTGCGCGTGCCGGACATGCTGCACGGTCGCGTCGTGCGGCCGCCGTATGCGGGGCACGACAGCGGCGCATTCGTCGGCGCGTCGCTGCTCGACGTCGATCGCGCGTCGGTCGCCGACGTGCCGGGCCTGGTCGCGGTCGTCGCGATCGGCGATTTCGTCGGCGTCGTCGCCGAACGCGAGGAGCAGGCGATCCGCGCCGCGCGCCAGCTGCGCGTCACGTGGCGGCCGCCCGCCGCGCTGCCGCCGCTCGACGATCCGGCCGCCGCGATCGCGGCCGCGCCCGCGCGGCGCCGGCTGCTGCTCGACGAAGGCGACGTGGAAGCCGCGCGTGCGCAGCCCGGCACGCTCACGCTGACGCGCCGCTATGCGTGGCCGTTCCAGATGCACGGCTCGATCGGTCCGTCGTGCGCGGTCGCCGACTATCGCGCGCCGGGCGACGGCCGCATCACCGTGTGGTCCGGTACGCAGAATCCGGTGTCGCTGCGCTACGACCTCGCGACGCTCGTCGCGCGCGACGAAGCCGACTTCGATATCGTGCGGATGGAAGCGGCCGGCTGCTATGGCCGCAACGGCGCGGACGACGTGTGCGGCGACGCACTGCTGCTGTCGCGCGCGGTCGGCCGCCCGGTGCGCGTGCAGTTGTCGCGCGCGGACGAGCATCTGTGGGAACCGAAGGGCGCGGGCCAGCTGATGCAGGTGACCGGCACCGTCACGCGCGACGGCCGCCTGCTCGGCTACGACTTTTCGACGCGCTATCCGTCGAACGACGCGCCGCTGCTGGCCGCACTGCTGACCGGCGCGCTCGCGCCCGAGCCACGCGTGTTCGAGATGGGCGACCGCACGGCCGTGTCGCCGTACGTGTGCGCGCACCGGCGCTTCGTCTGCGAGGATCTCGCGCCGCTCGTGCGCGCGTCGTGGCTGCGCGGCGTATCGGCGCTGCCGAACTCGTTCGCGCACGATGCGTTCGTCGACGAATGCGCGGCGCTGACCGGCGTCGATCCGCTCGCGTTTCGCATCCGTCATCTGCAGGACACGCGCGCAGTCGATCTGCTGTACGCGGTCGCCGCGCGCGCAGGCTGGACGCCGCGCGTGCGGCGCGAGCCCGATCCGGCGCGCGTCGTGCGCGGGCGCGGCATCGCGTATGCGCGCTATGTGCACAGCCGCTTTCCCGGCTTCGGCGCCGCGTGGTCGGCATGGATCGTCGATGTGAGCGTCGATCGCGTGTCGGGCGAGCTGCGCGTGGAGCGCGTCACGGTCGGCCAGGACACCGGCACGATGATCAACCCCGACGGCGTGCGCCACCAGATTCACGGCAACGTGATCCAGGTGCTGAGCCGCACGCTGAAGGAGCGCGTGCGGTTCGCCGACGGCAAGGTCGCGTCGCGCGAATGGGCGAGCTATCCGATCCTGACCTTCGATGAAGTGCCGGAGGTCGACGTCGTGCTGGTGCCGAGACAGGGCGAGCCGCCGCTCGGCGCCGGCGAGTCGGCGTCGGTGCCGGGCCCCGCCGCGCTCGCGAATGCGCTGTTCGACGCGACGGGCGTGCGCTTCTACGCGCCGCCGTTCACGCCCGAGACGATCCGCGCCGGACTGCGCGACGCGGGCCGGCTGATGACGCCCGCCGACGCCGACCTGCGCGCCGCCGTCGGCGCGGGGTAA